A window of the Brassica napus cultivar Da-Ae chromosome C5, Da-Ae, whole genome shotgun sequence genome harbors these coding sequences:
- the LOC106454008 gene encoding uncharacterized protein LOC106454008 — MARPRRIPVRTEAEITRDAIAELQAQMQPITAAIHNLNVQHPPPPARNNEEQDDNDDEEDDENVNLFAAAAAAHDANPFAPLCNNRVVAPANVQAEDVPWERGFKTEIPEFHGNASAEELLDWLVTVEEILEFKQVPMERCVPVLSMRFRGRAAPWWSQLKATRARLGKPKILSWDKLKSKLKKTFLPYNYDQLMFQRLHTIRQGTRSDSERQLVAQFTAGLRQQIQHTLNLFNPLTLSEAHQQALTIEARTKSSFSSWTNALSSRPNQTQPTAEDTVPVQKDAAIVPVIDNRQARPSSLRCFSCGEIGHRQANCPTRNRRGLLLDTAGNDVEVIYDEEPVETPDEMEMLTADTRTALMLRRVCLAPRVPDENPQRKNLFHSKCTIGGKVCKFIIDSGSSENVIAEEAVTKLQLPTEDHPYPYKLAWLDQKTDLLITRRALITFSVGDAYKDQIHCDVAPMDACHLLLGRPWIYDRRILHDGYKNTYSFRFQNRNFTLQPSVPEKHQPPTSPVLFLQRKQFEETFREEGIVFAIINSQTPATSPAIPPEFSNILQEFRDVFPDDLPPGLPPLRDIQHRIDLVPDAILPNRAHYRMSPSEHEELRRQVEDLVAKGYLRESLSPCAVPALLIPKKDGSWRMCVDSRAINKITVRYRFPIPRLDDLLDQIGAATVFSKLDLRSGYHQIRIRPGDEWKTAFKTREGLFEWLVMPFGLSNAPSTFMRVMNQSLRPFIGKFVVVYFDDILIFSMTLSEHIDHLKEVLHVLRRDQLFATLKKCEFGSPQVNFLGYIVSAQGLAVDPGKVEAIKS; from the exons ATGGCAAGACCTCGAAGAATACCAGTCCGAACCGAAGCAGAAATCACCCGTGATGCAATCGCTGAGCTTCAAGCTCAGATGCAACCTATCACCGCCGCCATCCACAACCTCAACGTTCAACATCCACCACCACCAGCTCGCAATAATGAAGAACAAGACGACAATGATGACGAAGAGGACGATGAAAACGTCAATTTGTTTGCCGCAGCCGCAGCAGCCCATGACGCTAATCCCTTTGCTCCTCTCTGCAACAACCGTGTCGTCGCTCCAGCTAACGTTCAAGCAGAAGATGTTCCATGGGAAAGAGGGTTTAAAACAGAGATTCCTGAATTTCATGGAAACGCCTCCGCTGAAGAACTCCTTGATTGGTTAGTGACGGTTGAAGAAATTCTCGAGTTTAAACAAGTCCCAATGGAACGATGTGTTCCTGTTCTGTCTATGCGCTTTCGTGGACGAGCAGCCCCATGGTGGTCACAATTGAAGGCTACTCGAGCTCGTCTCGGAAAACCTAAAATCTTGTCTTGGGATAAGCTTAAGTCGAAACTTAAGAAAACATTCCTGCCTTACAATTATGATCAGCTTATGTTCCAACGTCTCCATACCATCCGCCAGGGCACCCGTTCT GACTCCGAGCGCCAGTTAGTCGCACAATTCACAGCAGGGTTACGGCAACAAATTCAACACACACTAAATCTCTTCAATCCGTTGACATTGTCTGAAGCTCATCAACAAGCTTTAACCATTGAAGCTCGGACAAAGTCATCTTTCTCTTCCTGGACCAATGCTCTTTCTTCTCGCCCTAATCAAACACAACCTACGGCAGAAGATACAGTACCTGTCCAAAAAGACGCAGCCATCGTCCCTGTCATCGATAATCGCCAAGCTCGACCAAGTTCGCTACGATGTTTCTCTTGTGGAGAGATAGGTCACAGACAGGCTAACTGTCCCACGAGAAACCGGCGAGGCCTACTCCTTGATACAGCTGGTAATGACGTCGAAGTAATCTATGATGAAGAACCTGTCGAGACTCCAGacgagatggagatgcttacTGCAGATACCAGAACAGCTTTAATGCTACGACGCGTCTGTCTTGCACCCCGTGTTCCTGATGAGAATCCACAGCGTAAAAACCTTTTTCATTCAAAATGTACAATTGGAGGAAAGGTTTGCAAGTTCATCATTGATTCCGGGAGTAGTGAGAACGTTATCGCAGAGGAAGCTGTCACTAAGCTTCAACTACCAACAGAGGATCACCCGTATCCATATAAGCTCGCGTGGTTAGATCAAAAAACAGATTTATTAATAACGCGCCGTGCCTTAATCACTTTCTCGGTTGGAGATGCCTACAAAGATCAAATTCATTGCGACGTTGCTCCTATGGATGCTTGTCATCTTCTTCTAGGTCGTCCATGGATATATGATCGTCGAATTCTACATGATGGCTACAAAAATACTTACAGTTTTCGGTTTCAAAACCGCAACTTTACTCTTCAGCCGTCTGTACCGGAAAAACACCAGCCCCCAACGTCTCCAGTTCTGTTTCTCCAACGTAAACAATTTGAGGAAACGTTTCGTGAGGAAGGGATCGTCTTTGCTATCATCAACTCACAAACACCTGCGACATCTCCTGCAATTCCTCCAGAATTCTCTAATATTCTCCAGGAATTCCGTGATGTTTTTCCCGATGACTTGCCACCAGGACTTCCACCTCTTCGCGATATACAACATCGGATAGACCTGGTGCCAGACGCCATTCTTCCCAATAGAGCTCATTATCGTATGAGTCCCAGCGAACATGAAGAACTTAGGCGTCAAGTTGAGGATCTCGTGGCGAAAGGCTATTTGCGTGAGAGCCTTAGTCCGTGTGCAGTGCCAGCTTTGCTTATTCCAAAGAAGGATGGGTCTTGGAGAATGTGTGTTGACAGTCGtgctataaataaaattacggtGCGCTATAGATTTCCAATACCACGTCTAGACGACCTCTTAGACCAAATTGGTGCTGCGACGGTTTTCTCTAAACTGGATCTTCgaagtggatatcatcagatacGAATTCGTCcaggagatgagtggaagacAGCTTTTAAAACGCGAGAAGGACTTTTCGAATGGTTGGTTATGCCTTTCGGCTTATCCAATGCACCAAGCACCTTTATGAGGGTCATGAATCAATCTCTACGACCATTTATTGGCAAATTCGTAGTAGTTTATTTTGACGATATTCTGATCTTCAGTATGACCTTATCAGAGCATATTGACCATCTGAAAGAAGTACTTCACGTTCTTCGTCGCGATCAGCTTTTTGCCACCCTCAAAAAGTGTGAGTTTGGTTCTCCACAAGTGAACTTCCTTGGATACATTGTCTCAGCGCAAGGACTCGCAGTTGATCCAGGCAAAGTTGAAGCAATCAAATCTTGA